A genomic segment from Candidatus Korarchaeum cryptofilum OPF8 encodes:
- a CDS encoding ABC transporter ATP-binding protein → MIKVEKLYVRLGGSEILKGIDANFSHKHIMLGPNGSGKTTLFRAMAGLIPYEGCIEIDGHPLEKLRGAVGLLATNITEIYHLAPVKALDLLHLFSDITGSNTEDTLKLLEDLGVKRDLLAKRKLWELSAGTKKAFTTALALSSGSRHVILDEPFEQLDPAKKVRFYPTFSYSPRVEDKAIWQGASSYQPR, encoded by the coding sequence ATGATCAAGGTTGAGAAGCTGTATGTGAGGCTGGGAGGTAGTGAAATCCTGAAGGGAATTGACGCAAACTTCTCACATAAGCACATCATGCTTGGACCGAATGGAAGCGGGAAGACCACTCTCTTCAGGGCTATGGCGGGCTTGATCCCATATGAGGGCTGCATAGAGATAGATGGCCATCCTCTGGAGAAGCTCAGAGGTGCTGTTGGTCTTCTAGCCACTAACATCACTGAGATCTACCATCTGGCCCCTGTCAAAGCTCTGGATCTCCTTCACCTCTTCAGCGACATAACTGGTTCTAACACTGAAGATACTCTAAAGCTTCTTGAAGATCTGGGAGTTAAAAGGGATTTGCTTGCCAAGAGAAAGCTTTGGGAACTATCTGCAGGGACGAAAAAGGCTTTCACAACAGCTCTTGCTCTTTCCAGCGGTTCGAGGCATGTGATACTCGATGAGCCATTCGAACAGCTTGATCCAGCGAAGAAAGTGAGGTTTTATCCTACTTTTTCTTACTCTCCCCGTGTGGAGGATAAGGCTATCTGGCAAGGGGCATCGTCATACCAGCCGAGGTGA
- a CDS encoding toxin-antitoxin system TumE family protein — protein MNIDALYLRLVKVIKEEYPDVALSIDLRDDRLRVYLVDNSFLDIWFSRRIPGKYSFHWERRNVNGTVYRWDNAAHRSVTGINTFPHHFHESSQLNVKPFKPESEWEDTLRDILNFIRDKIKHY, from the coding sequence ATGAATATAGACGCGTTGTATCTCAGACTTGTAAAAGTGATTAAGGAGGAGTATCCTGATGTAGCACTATCTATCGACTTAAGGGACGATAGGCTACGAGTTTATCTCGTGGATAACAGTTTTCTTGATATCTGGTTCTCAAGAAGGATTCCAGGAAAGTATTCTTTTCACTGGGAACGCAGAAATGTGAACGGAACAGTGTATAGATGGGATAATGCGGCTCATAGGAGTGTAACGGGCATAAATACTTTCCCACATCATTTTCATGAGAGCTCTCAGTTGAACGTGAAGCCATTTAAACCTGAGAGTGAATGGGAGGATACTCTAAGGGATATTTTGAACTTTATCAGAGATAAGATTAAGCATTACTAG